TCCGCAAGCAGGTGACGAGTTCGCGCTTGAGGGCACCACGGCTCTGGACATAGAGCGCCTGGTAGATCGCCTCATGGCTGATGCGCATGGACTCATCCTCCGAGAACTCGGCCCTGAGCCTGCGGGAGATCTGCTCCGGGCTCCACCCGGTTGTCCATGCCCGATCGGCCCGGTGGGGCTTGTTCCGGCCCTTCCACTGCGGGCCCTGCGGGCCGGTGACCAGTCGGCCATCCGCTGTCCGGATCGCACCCGCAAGCCTTTGCTGGACGTACTCTCGGAGCCGCTCATTGGCCAGCAGCTTCGCGGTCTTCGGCCGGCGGGCTCGACGTTCCGCATGCCACTGCGCGGTCGAAGCCTTGTAGTCCAACCGGTACGTCCTGGTCGAGGCGTTGCGCCGCAACTCCCGCGAGATCGTCGACGGGTCTCGGCCAAGCTGGCGTGCGATCTCACGAACGCCCATGCCTTGCGCTCGCGACAGAGCGATGTCCTCTCGTTCGCTGAACGACAGATAGCGGCCTGACACCGTCGGCGGCAACGCAGGATTCACGCCGCCAGCGTGCCGGAACCACCGGAACCCAACCGGCGACGACACACCCGCCACCGCGGCCGCGTCCTCGGTCATCACACCGGATCGGATCGCAGCCCAAAACTTGACCCTGTCCTCACGCCACGCCACCGTCGGCCGCCCCGGCGAAGGAATCTGACCCCGATACTCCCGAACCCGCTTCTGCCCCGGCCCATAAGCCATCGCTCCACCTCTCCGACGAGGTGTTGCGACGACCGGTTGAATCCGCCGAGTACACCTCGGCCGAGTTCGCCCGGGCCTGCGCCCGATGGAAGGTGCGCCAGTCGATGGGCCGGGTCGGGTCGTGCTTCGACAACGCCGTCGCCGAGGCCACCTTCTCCACCATCAAGGTCGAGTACATACACCGCCGCATGTTCCGCACGCGCACCGAGGCGCGACTGAAGATCGCCACCTGGATCACCGACTTCTACAACCAGCGCCGCCGGCACTCCGTCTGCGACTGGCGGTCCCCCATCGACTACGAACGATCAACGGCCAGCGCCCTGGAGGCCCAGGCCGCATAACGGAACCCTCCACGATTCCAGGGGATTGACAGAGCCGATGAGGGGTGCCCGAGGCGTAAGGTTCCAGGGCGCTCGGCGTTGCGTCGCCGGTTGGTCGGCGATGCCTGGTACGGCCGGATTCGGATAGGGATGGGGGCTCCGAGCCATCGTGACGGCTTCAGCCAGGCCCGGTGCCGGCGCGTGGGCGCAAGGGCCGGTGAGTTTTCACCACGGGAGGGTTCAACACTGTCATGACGAACACCCACACGCTGGAGACCGCCGAGGCCGACATCGTCTACGACGTGCACGGCCCGCTACCCACGGCCGACGAACGCCCACCGCTGTTCATGATCGGCCAGCCGATGGACGCCAGCGGCTTCGCCACGTTGGCGTCGTATTTCCCCGACCGCACCGTGGTCACCTATGACCCACGCGGCCTTGGCCGCAGCAGCCGCAAGGACGGCCGAATCGACCATGACCCCACGGTCCAGGCCACCGACGTCTACGCCGTTATCGAGGCGCTGGATGTCGGACCGGTCGAGATGTTCGCCAGCAGTGGCGGCGCGGTGACCGCGCTGGCCCTGGTGGCGGCCTATCCCCACGACGTGACCACCCTGGTGGCCCACGAGCCACCACTCATCCCGGTGCTGCCCGATGCCGAGGCCGCCGAGCGCGCCCGCAGCGGCGTTCGCGACGCCTACGAGGCCAGGGGGTCGAACGCCGGTATGGCGGCCTTCATCGCCATGACGTCGTGGCGAGGCGAGTTCACCGCGGACTACTTCGCCCAGCCCGCGCCGGATCCCGGCCAGTTCGGGATGCCGACCGAGGACGACGGCTCTCGTGATGATCCGCTGCTGTCCGACAGGTCCTGGGCGGTCAGCAGCTACCGGCCCGACCTGGACGCGCTGGCCGCGGCGCCGACCCGCATCGTGATCGCCGTGGGCGAGGAGTCCGCAGGTATCTTCACCGGACGCAGCTCGGTGGCCACCGCCGAACTGCTCGGCCAGCAGCCGACCGTGTTCCCCAGCCACCACGGCGGCTTCCTCGGTGGCGAGTTCGGATACCCCGGCCAACCCGAGGCCTTCGCGCGCAAGCTGCGCGAGATCCTCGACGGCGACAGCTGACGCAGTGCACTCCGCCTCGCCGTCGATCTGGGCAACCTTCACCACCTCATCGACGCCACCGGCCGGCAACTCCGCGACGTGGATCGGCGTGCAATGCCCGACGGCGTGGACCACTGGCCGCCTGACTCACCCACCAACCGCCAGCTGGGCTGGCAACACCCATCCCGCTTGGATCCCATCGCAATTCGTGGGCTGTCGGCTTGACGACACCACGCTGGACGCCGGTGCCCGCCAGGCGCACCTTTCTCGGTACACGCTGCGTAAACAAGGGCGTGCTCACTGCGGTCGAGGAGCATCGAAATGTCCGACATCGAGGTGAAGTCCTACCGCTACCTGCGAACGACGATGGTCGCCTTGCTGCTGGGCCTAGGAGCGTCGGTCGTCTACCACAGCCTGCAAGCGGGCGCTTTCCTCGCATCCGTTAGTGCCTACTACTACACCCCTGCGCAGGCGATCTTCGTCAGCGCCCTCATCGCCCTCGGAGCCTGCATGATCGCTCTGAAAGGGACGAACGAGATCGAAGACGTATTCCTCAACCTCGGCGGCATGTTCGCTGCCGTGGTCGCGATCGTTCCCACGTCACGCGGCGCGGACTACAGGACGGCGATTCGTGCCTGCGAGCAGGCGGACAGCCCGACGCTCGAACAGCTGGACTGCCCCACGGTCCGGACGCTGGCCGAGGCCACCAAAGCGAACGTCGAGAACAGCACGATCGCTCTGCTGTTTGTGGGCGCGCTGGCTCTCCTCGCCGCCGTACTCTTCTACTCGCTCAAAGACCGGAGGACGCCTGGGGCAAAGTTCCCCCGCTGGGCATTCGTCGCGACGTTGGTGGTGTACGGCGGCTGGGCCGGTGCTTTCGCGGCGTCCCGGGCATGGTTCATTGACAACGCCCACTACATCGCCGCCGTCGGTCTGCTTGCATGCATCATCGTCGTGGCGGTGGCCAACGCACTTCGACGCGACCAGGGGCGGCAGG
The window above is part of the Micromonospora inositola genome. Proteins encoded here:
- a CDS encoding integrase core domain-containing protein codes for the protein MLRRPVESAEYTSAEFARACARWKVRQSMGRVGSCFDNAVAEATFSTIKVEYIHRRMFRTRTEARLKIATWITDFYNQRRRHSVCDWRSPIDYERSTASALEAQAA
- a CDS encoding alpha/beta fold hydrolase; translation: MTNTHTLETAEADIVYDVHGPLPTADERPPLFMIGQPMDASGFATLASYFPDRTVVTYDPRGLGRSSRKDGRIDHDPTVQATDVYAVIEALDVGPVEMFASSGGAVTALALVAAYPHDVTTLVAHEPPLIPVLPDAEAAERARSGVRDAYEARGSNAGMAAFIAMTSWRGEFTADYFAQPAPDPGQFGMPTEDDGSRDDPLLSDRSWAVSSYRPDLDALAAAPTRIVIAVGEESAGIFTGRSSVATAELLGQQPTVFPSHHGGFLGGEFGYPGQPEAFARKLREILDGDS
- a CDS encoding IS30 family transposase, with protein sequence MAYGPGQKRVREYRGQIPSPGRPTVAWREDRVKFWAAIRSGVMTEDAAAVAGVSSPVGFRWFRHAGGVNPALPPTVSGRYLSFSEREDIALSRAQGMGVREIARQLGRDPSTISRELRRNASTRTYRLDYKASTAQWHAERRARRPKTAKLLANERLREYVQQRLAGAIRTADGRLVTGPQGPQWKGRNKPHRADRAWTTGWSPEQISRRLRAEFSEDESMRISHEAIYQALYVQSRGALKRELVTCLRTGRALRVPRARAKQRAWAHVTSDTLISERPAEVADRAVPGHWEGDLIIGLQRSAIGTLVERTTRFTMLVHLPREAGWGVIPRTKNGPALAGYGAITMSKALAETITQLPEQLRRSLTWDRGKELSAHARFTVETGVPVFFADPHSPWQRGTNENTNGLLRQYFPKGTDLSRWSADEINAVAHALNSRPRKTLDWKTPAEALDEHLRSLQQPGVATTG